The nucleotide sequence ATCCGGCGGATGCGCGCCCGCGCCGCCCCGCGGTGCCATGGGTAAGGTCGGAGGCCGACGAAAGGAGCCCCCATGGGCAAGCTGACCTTCATGGCCGGGCTGGCCGCGGGCTACGTCCTCGGGGCCAAGGCAGGGAAACAGCGCTACGAGCAGATCCGCCGCACCTCGAGCAAGGTGTGGCACTCCGGGCCGGTGCAGAACCAGGTGGCCCAGGCCAAGGAGGCCGCGCGCACGAAGGCGGCCCCGGTCGTCGCCGACCTCGTCGCGGACGCCGCGCGCGCCACCGGCGAGCGGCTGCGCCAGGGCCGCACCGTCCCCTCGGAGACGATCGCGCCGGCCGGCACGACCCCCCACGTCACCACCCCGACGCGTTCCGAGCAGGCCGAGCACGCGGACGCCTGGGCGGCCGCGACCCGGTCCCCCGGCACCCCCGACTGACCGCCCCTCCGCGGCCCGGACCATCGGGTGGAGAACCGGCCACACCGTCCGGGCGCCCTCTGGAAGCACCCGGTGGCGCTCCCCTGCGAGCGCCGTGCGGTGTGACCGGTCCCCCGGTGCGCGGCGTCCGCGGCCGGTGCGACGCCACGGGTCCGGGCGGCGACGCACCGGGGCCGACGGCCCCGCTCGGTCGGCCGGCCACGTGGACCGTCCGTCCGGTCAGCCCCGGGGACGGCCGGTCCGCCGCCCTCGCGACGGCCCGACCCCGGGTCGCGACGACCGGGGCAGCTCCCCGTCGGGACCCGGTCACCGTGGCCCGGTGGGGCTCACGCACGTCAGGAGCCGCCGGCCGACGACCTGATACGTCGCCCCGGATGTGACCCGCGTCACGCCGTGGCGGGTATCACCCGGGCCCTCGACGGCTCCTTCTCAGCGTTGACGTTCGTCACTACGCTGGACCGGCGCGGACACCCCATCCGGCCCGGTTCCCCCAGGAGCAACCATGGACGGCAAGGACCCCGACCGCACGACCGACGACGGCCGCCCGCCGCGGACGCCGGTCCCCCCGGTCTTCGCGGTGCCCGAGACGGCGCTGCGCCGCTTCGGGGCGACCGTCCTCGACCCCCGCACCGCCACGCGGGTCGGTGACGAGCCCGCGCCGCGCGCCGTCGCGTACGTGCCGCACCGCCTCTTCGTCCCCGGGCTCACCGACGAGCAGCTCGAGGAGGGCCCGCTCCAGCTGCTGCGCCGGATCGGCGAGGAGATGGACTTCTCGGTCGACGTGCTGCCGAGCCGCGTCCTCGCGGCCGCCCAGGAGCTGGGCTACGCCGAGCGCCTCGGTCGCTCGACGCACCGCCTCGTCGAGCTGCGCCCGAACCCCGGCCGCGTCGGCACGCCGCTCACCGCGTGGGACGTCGTCCAGCGTGCCCGCGGCGTCGACCGCAAGGCGGCGGCCGGGTTCAGCCTCAACCACGTGATGATGTCCGCCGGCCTCGAGGGCGTCGGCTACATGGGCGGGGTCGGGTACATGGGTGGCGTGGGCTACATGGGTGGCGTGGGCTACATGGGTGGCGTGGGCTACATGGGGGGCGTGGGCTACATGGGTGGGGTCGGCTACATGGGGGGCGTCGGCGCCCCGGGCACGGCCGCCGGCCGCGGACCCGTCTCGCTGCACGTCGAGCCGCCCCAGCCGACCGGCGGCCCGTCCCCCGTCGTGGCGGTCCTCGACACCGGCCTCGGCGCGCACCCCTGGTTCGACGGCTCGCCGCTCGTCGACCGCGACCCGACCGTCGGCGGCCAGACCATCGGCCTGCGCTTCGCACCGCACCGCGACCCCGAGGGCCGCGGCGTCACGATCGACACGGTCAACGGCACCCTCGATGCCCTCGCGGGCCACGGCACCTTCGTCGCGGGCGTCATCCGGCAGCAGTGCCCCGACGCGCGGCTCGTCGTCGTCCCCGTCATGTACGGCGACGGCGCGGCCGACGAGCAGGACGTCGTCGAGGCCCTCGGGCTGCTGGCGCTCTACCACTGGGCCGCCCAGGAGGGCCGCGCCGACCACGAGCCGCTGAGCGTCGTCAACCTGTCGATGGGCTACTACCACGAGCGTCCGGACACGGTCTCCGACGAGGACGCCCTGTTCCGCGTCATCGCGATGCTGGCCGAGGACGGCATCGCCGTCGTGGCCGCCGCCGGCAACGGGGCCACCACCGAGCACTTCTGGCCGGCAGCCCTCTCGCAGAACCCGAACCGCGCGATCCCGGTGGCCGCCGTCGGCGCCCTCAACCCGACCGGCAAGGCCGCGGCGACCTTCTCGAACACCGGCGGGTGGGTCACCCACTGGCACCCCGGCGTGGCCGTCGTCAGCACGATGCCGACGACGCTCGAGGGCTCGCTGCGCGGCGACCTCGCCGTCCCGGCCGGCCCCGGCTCGCCGGCGCGCGAGACCCCCGACCCCGACTGCTACGCCACCGGTTTCGGCGTCTGGAGCGGCACGTCGTTCGCCGCCCCGTGCTGCGCCGGCGGCATCTCGCAGCTGCTCGCGACCAAGGCCTGCGGGTCGGTGGCCGAGGCGGTCGCCAAGGCCCTGGGAGGAGCACCGTGATGCACACCGACGCCGACGGCCTGGCCGTCCGGGCCGCCCTCGCCTTCGAGACCTTCCGGGACGGTGACGGCTCCGGGATGACCCTGCTCGTCGGCGAGGTCACGCCGTTGCTCTGGGCGGTGGCGCGCCAGTCCGGCCTCGACCACCAGGCCGCCGAGGACGTCGTCCAGAACACGTGGCTCAAGCTCGTGCAGCACGCAGGGTCCATCGACGACCCCCGCTCGGTCCTCAAGTGGCTGCTGACGACGACGCGGCGCGACTCCTGGCGGCTGCGCTCGCGCGGGCACCGCGAGGAGCCCGACGCCCACGACGACGTCCGCGAGCTCGAGACCGACCACGCGGCGCCCTCCCCCGAGGCCGCCGTCCTCGCCCACGACGAGCAGCGCGTCGTCTGGGAGCACTTCCACCTCCTGTCCGACCGCTGCCAGACGCTGTTGCGCGCCATCGCGTACGCCGACCGACCCGACTACGCGGGGGTGGCCGACGCCCTCGGGATGCCGGTCGGGTCGATCGGCCCGACCCGGGGCCGGTGCCTCGCGAAGCTGCGCGCCGCCCTCACCTCCGATCCCCGTTGGGAGATGACCTCATGAGCCCTGCCCCCGACCACGAGAACCACCTCGCCGAGGAGCCGCTGGACGCCGCCGACGTGCGCGTCCTCGCCGCCGTCCGCGCCGCGCACGACGAGCTCGACCCGGTGCCCGCCGGCCTCGTCGACCGCATCACCTTCGCGATGAGCGTCGCCTCGCTCGAGGCCGAGGTCGCGCGCATCGTGTCCGACGCCGACGCGCTGACGACCGTGCGCGGCGCCGACTACGACCGCGCCGACACCGTGACCTTCGCGAGCGACGGCCTGAGCGTCATGGTCAGCCTCGAACCGGCCGGCCCGGGCCGGGTCGACGTCGTCGGCTGGGCCAGCGAGGGCGACGTCGACGTCGAGCTGCGCGAGCGCAGCCGGACGCGCAGCGCCGCCACCGATCCCGACGGGCGGTTCACCTTTGCGGGGGTCGAGCGCGGTCTGGTGAACTTCGTCCTGCGGCGACGTGGGCGGCCGGACGCGCCGCCGGTCATCACGCCGGCCATCGACCTCTAGAGGAGGAGCCATCGAGCGCGACCCGCTGCAGTCTGCGGGAGGGCTGCTCGATGCCGCGCGCGCCGACAACGAGATCGGCGACTTCGCCTCCGCCGCAGCACGGCTCGACCGGGCCCTGGGCCTGCTGGCCGGGCGTGACGACCGCGACGCCCGCTGGCTCCGGGTCCGGGTCCGCATCACGCGGGCCTGGTCCGAGCTCGAGGCGGACGGCATCCAGCCCGCGCTGCGGACGCTGCACGCCGCACGAACCGAGGCGCTCGAGCTCGACGACCCGCTCCTCGTGGCGCTGACCCACATCCAGGAGGGGACCCTCCACGGACGCGTCGGGGCCTGGCCCTCGTGCGTCGAGGCGCTGCTGGCCGTCGACGTCGAGGGGTCCGGGCTGGACCCGGCGCAGCGCTGGGCCTACCACCTCAACCTCGGGCAGGCCTGGCTCGGCGTCGGCCGCTCCGCCGACGCCGCCGCGAACTTCGACGCGGCGCGCGACATCGCCGTCGAGGGCGGCTTCCGCGAGCTGGAGTTCAAGGCGCGCCACAACCGGGCCGTCGTGGCGTTCGTCGACGGTGACCTGCCGCGGGCGCTGACGCTCATGCGCGAGGCCGACGCGATGGACGTCGCGGTGGCGCGCGACCGGGCCCGGCTCGACCACGCCGAGGTGCTCCTGGCGGCGGGTCTCGTCGACGGCGCCCGCGCCGAGCTCGAGGCGGCCCTGTCCACGGCCCACTCCTCCGGGCACCGCCTCGAGGAGGGCGAGATCAGCCTGCGCCTCGCACGCTGCGACCTCCTCGTCGGCGACCTCGACCGGGCGCGCGACCGGGTCCGGGACGCCACGGCGGCCTACCGCACCCGGCAGGCGCACGAGCTGGTCCGCGAGGCCGAGCTGCTGCGCGCCGGGGTCGACGTCGCCGAGGGCCGTGACCTGCCCGCCGTCGTCGAGCGGCTCGTGCGGCACACCGAGCACGCCGCGGGCGAGCCCGGCGCACCGGCGCTGGGGTCCTCGGGGCGCGAGGCGGTCCGGCTCGAGGCCGAGGCCCGCCTCCTCCTCGGAGATGCCGACGGCGCCGAACGCCGTCTCGCCGACCTCGGCACGGCCGGCGAGCCCTCGCTGGCCGCGACGCTCCACGAGGTGCTCGTGCGTGCGCGCCTCGACCTCGCCCGCGACCGGGGGGCCCGGGCCAGCGAGCGGCTCGAGGAGGGCAACCGGGTGCTCGCGGCGCACCAGTTCCAGTCCGCGAGCCTCGACGTGCGGGCCGCCCTGGCCCTGCACGGCCGTCGGCTCGCGGCGCTCGACACCGAGCGCTCGCTCGCCGGCGACCGCGCCGAGCAGGTCCTCGCGACGGTCGAGCGCTGGCGCGCCATCTCGCACCGCATCAACCCGGTGACCGCCCCCGCGGACCCCGACCTCGCCGACGCCACCCGCGAGCTGCGCCGCCTGCGCCAGCTCCTCGCCGACAGCGACCGCGACCAGGCCGCGGCGCTCGCGCCTCGCGTCGAGCGGCTCGAGTCCCTCGTCGCCCAGCGGGAGTGGAGCCTCGCGGTCGACGGGCAAGCCGCCGGCGCGGTGCATCCCGTGGACGCCGACGAGGCCACGGCGGCGCTCGACGGCGCGACGACCGTCGTCGAGTTCTTCGAGTCCGGGGGCGAGCTGCACCAGGTGGTCCTGCGCACCACCGGCGCCGAGGTGGTGCACGTCGGGCCGGTCCCCGCGGTCGTCGAGGCGGTGACGCGGCTGCGGCGCGACCTGCGGGCCCGCGCCACCATCGCCCCCGGGTCGCCGATGGCGGCGGTGCTGGAGCGGGCGACCACGTCCTCCCTCGCGGCGGCCGACGCGCTCCTCAACCCCGGTGGCGCGGACGAGGACCGGGTCGTCGTCGTGCCGTCACGCACCCTCGCCGGGATGCCGTGGAGCCTCATGCCGAGCCTGCGCGGCCGGCCGGTCACCGTCGCCCCCTCGCTCACCCGGTGGGTGCGCGGCCCGGCCCGGGCGTCGGGCCTGCGCCCGACCACGGCCGTCGCGGCGCTCTACGGCCCGGGCCTGACCCGCACCCTGCCGGAGATCCGGGCGGTCGAGCGCGCGTGGGGCGTCGCTCCGGCACCCGACCCGCGCACGGCCACGAGCGCCGACGTCCTCGACGCCCTCGGGTCGGCGCGGGTGGTCCACCTCGCGGCGCACGGCCTGCACCAGGGGCAGAGCCCGCTCTTCTCGTCGGTGCGGATGGCCGACGGGCCGGTCTTCGCGCACGAGTTCCCGCGGCCGGTCGCCGCCGAGCACGTCGCCCTGTCGGCCTGCGACGTCGGGCAGTTCTCGACCCGGCCGGGGGACGAGCCGCTCGGGCTGGCCATCGCCCTGCTCTCCCTCGGCGCCACGAGCGTGCTGGCCGCCGTGGCGCCGGTCGCCGACGTCGTCGCCCACGACGCGATGGTCGCCCACCACCGGCGCATCGCGACGGGGACGGACGCCTCGCAGGCGTGGGCCGAGGTCGTCGTCGAGCACCCCGCCGCCGGGGTGTTCTGCCTCTACGGCTCGGAGTGGAGCGCGACGCCGTGACCGCTCCCGCGCGCGGGAGCCGTCGTACCGCAGGTCAGATGAAGATGGCCGGCTCGGCGAACAGCGCGTCGTAGGGGTCCTCGCCGGGCAGCTGCGGCATCCGCACGCGCGCCGGGATGCCGGTGGCGACGGCGCCGGCCGGGACGTCCTTGACGACGACGGAGTTGGCCCCGATCTGTGCGTCGTCCCCGATGAGCAGGTCACCGAGGATGCGCGCGCCGGTGCCGACCACGACGCGGTCGCCGAGCGTCGGGTGGCGCTTCGTGCCGCGCGCCAGCGACCGACCGCCGAGGGTCACCCCGTGGTAGAGCATCACGTCGTCACCGACGACGGCGGTCGCGCCGATGACGACGCCCATGCCGTGGTCGATGAAGAAGCGGCGCCCGATCCGGGCACCGGGGTGGATCTCCACCCCGGTGACCGCCCGGGTGACCGTCGAGAGCAGGCGCGCGGCGGGCCGCCACTGGGGGCCTTTCTCCCACACCCGGTGCGCGACCCGGTAGGACCAGATCGCGTGCAGCCCGGGGGAGTTCAGCGCGACGTCGGCCCGCGACTCGGCGGCGGGGTCGCGCCGCATCGCGGCATCCAGGTCCTCCCGGACCGTCGCGCGCGCCTGCTTCAGAAAGGTCATGTCAGTCGACGAGACCCTCGAACAGGATCGTCGAGAGGTAGCGCTCGCCGAAGCTGGGGATGATGACGACGATCGTCTTGCCCGCGTTCTCGGGGCGGCTCGCGACCTGGTTGGCCGCGGCGAGGGCTGCGCCGGAGGAGAGCCCGACGAGCAGCCCCTCCTGGGTCGCGGCCTTGCGCGCCCAGTCGACGGAGGTCTGCGCGTTGACGTCGATGACCTCGTCGTAGACCTCGGTGTTGAGGATCTCGGGGACGAAGTTCGCGCCGATGCCCTGGATCTTGTGCGGGCCGGGCTGTCCGCCGTTGAGGATCGGGGACTCCTCCGGCTCGACCGCGATGATCTGGACGCCGGGCTTGCGCGCCTTGAGGACCTCGCCGACGCCGGTGATCGTGCCACCGGTGCCGATGCCGGCCACGACGATGTCGACCGCGCCGTCGGTGTCCTTCCAGATCTCCTCGGCGGTCGTGCGGCGGTGCACCTCAGGGTTCGCGGCGTTGGCGAACTGGCGGGCCAGGACGGCGCCGTCGCGCTCGGCGACGATCTCGTCGGCCTTGGCGACCGCGCCCTTCATGC is from Arthrobacter sp. NEB 688 and encodes:
- a CDS encoding protoporphyrinogen oxidase, translated to MGKLTFMAGLAAGYVLGAKAGKQRYEQIRRTSSKVWHSGPVQNQVAQAKEAARTKAAPVVADLVADAARATGERLRQGRTVPSETIAPAGTTPHVTTPTRSEQAEHADAWAAATRSPGTPD
- a CDS encoding S8 family serine peptidase, whose protein sequence is MDGKDPDRTTDDGRPPRTPVPPVFAVPETALRRFGATVLDPRTATRVGDEPAPRAVAYVPHRLFVPGLTDEQLEEGPLQLLRRIGEEMDFSVDVLPSRVLAAAQELGYAERLGRSTHRLVELRPNPGRVGTPLTAWDVVQRARGVDRKAAAGFSLNHVMMSAGLEGVGYMGGVGYMGGVGYMGGVGYMGGVGYMGGVGYMGGVGYMGGVGAPGTAAGRGPVSLHVEPPQPTGGPSPVVAVLDTGLGAHPWFDGSPLVDRDPTVGGQTIGLRFAPHRDPEGRGVTIDTVNGTLDALAGHGTFVAGVIRQQCPDARLVVVPVMYGDGAADEQDVVEALGLLALYHWAAQEGRADHEPLSVVNLSMGYYHERPDTVSDEDALFRVIAMLAEDGIAVVAAAGNGATTEHFWPAALSQNPNRAIPVAAVGALNPTGKAAATFSNTGGWVTHWHPGVAVVSTMPTTLEGSLRGDLAVPAGPGSPARETPDPDCYATGFGVWSGTSFAAPCCAGGISQLLATKACGSVAEAVAKALGGAP
- a CDS encoding sigma-70 family RNA polymerase sigma factor; amino-acid sequence: MHTDADGLAVRAALAFETFRDGDGSGMTLLVGEVTPLLWAVARQSGLDHQAAEDVVQNTWLKLVQHAGSIDDPRSVLKWLLTTTRRDSWRLRSRGHREEPDAHDDVRELETDHAAPSPEAAVLAHDEQRVVWEHFHLLSDRCQTLLRAIAYADRPDYAGVADALGMPVGSIGPTRGRCLAKLRAALTSDPRWEMTS
- a CDS encoding carboxypeptidase regulatory-like domain-containing protein — protein: MSPAPDHENHLAEEPLDAADVRVLAAVRAAHDELDPVPAGLVDRITFAMSVASLEAEVARIVSDADALTTVRGADYDRADTVTFASDGLSVMVSLEPAGPGRVDVVGWASEGDVDVELRERSRTRSAATDPDGRFTFAGVERGLVNFVLRRRGRPDAPPVITPAIDL
- a CDS encoding CHAT domain-containing protein, coding for MGGRTRRRSSRRPSTSRGGAIERDPLQSAGGLLDAARADNEIGDFASAAARLDRALGLLAGRDDRDARWLRVRVRITRAWSELEADGIQPALRTLHAARTEALELDDPLLVALTHIQEGTLHGRVGAWPSCVEALLAVDVEGSGLDPAQRWAYHLNLGQAWLGVGRSADAAANFDAARDIAVEGGFRELEFKARHNRAVVAFVDGDLPRALTLMREADAMDVAVARDRARLDHAEVLLAAGLVDGARAELEAALSTAHSSGHRLEEGEISLRLARCDLLVGDLDRARDRVRDATAAYRTRQAHELVREAELLRAGVDVAEGRDLPAVVERLVRHTEHAAGEPGAPALGSSGREAVRLEAEARLLLGDADGAERRLADLGTAGEPSLAATLHEVLVRARLDLARDRGARASERLEEGNRVLAAHQFQSASLDVRAALALHGRRLAALDTERSLAGDRAEQVLATVERWRAISHRINPVTAPADPDLADATRELRRLRQLLADSDRDQAAALAPRVERLESLVAQREWSLAVDGQAAGAVHPVDADEATAALDGATTVVEFFESGGELHQVVLRTTGAEVVHVGPVPAVVEAVTRLRRDLRARATIAPGSPMAAVLERATTSSLAAADALLNPGGADEDRVVVVPSRTLAGMPWSLMPSLRGRPVTVAPSLTRWVRGPARASGLRPTTAVAALYGPGLTRTLPEIRAVERAWGVAPAPDPRTATSADVLDALGSARVVHLAAHGLHQGQSPLFSSVRMADGPVFAHEFPRPVAAEHVALSACDVGQFSTRPGDEPLGLAIALLSLGATSVLAAVAPVADVVAHDAMVAHHRRIATGTDASQAWAEVVVEHPAAGVFCLYGSEWSATP
- the cysE gene encoding serine O-acetyltransferase; protein product: MTFLKQARATVREDLDAAMRRDPAAESRADVALNSPGLHAIWSYRVAHRVWEKGPQWRPAARLLSTVTRAVTGVEIHPGARIGRRFFIDHGMGVVIGATAVVGDDVMLYHGVTLGGRSLARGTKRHPTLGDRVVVGTGARILGDLLIGDDAQIGANSVVVKDVPAGAVATGIPARVRMPQLPGEDPYDALFAEPAIFI
- the cysK gene encoding cysteine synthase A, whose product is MPILDDVTQAVGNTPLVRLNRIIDGDATVAAKLEFYNPASSVKDRIGVAIIDAAEASGQLKPGGTIVEATSGNTGIALAMVGAARGYRVVLAMPESMSKERRALLRAYGAELILTDPSTGMKGAVAKADEIVAERDGAVLARQFANAANPEVHRRTTAEEIWKDTDGAVDIVVAGIGTGGTITGVGEVLKARKPGVQIIAVEPEESPILNGGQPGPHKIQGIGANFVPEILNTEVYDEVIDVNAQTSVDWARKAATQEGLLVGLSSGAALAAANQVASRPENAGKTIVVIIPSFGERYLSTILFEGLVD